A genomic stretch from Erigeron canadensis isolate Cc75 chromosome 9, C_canadensis_v1, whole genome shotgun sequence includes:
- the LOC122582801 gene encoding E3 ubiquitin-protein ligase PUB23-like produces the protein MGDLQNEVEVPRFFICPISLEIMRDPVTLSTGITYDRDSIEKWLFSQKNDFCPVTKQVVVDIDLTPNHTLRRLIQSWCTLNASLGVERFPTPRPSISKTDIIKLLKESKSPHLQMNSLKRLKTIVSENEKNKRLMESVGATDYLTTILNNMFNDTNAMTSSSPAGEVTAADEALSILCHLKLSKTGLKSLFGKTGDFVETLTRVMQRATSYDSRAYAVMLLKSMFEVAEPMQVTSLDPKFFMELTQILKDQVSQKATKATLKLLINVCPWGRNRIKAAEAGVVRVLIDTLLDCTEKRVLEMVMIVLYEVCQCAEGRADLLKHEGGLAVVSKKIFRVSPVASERAVRILYSVAMYSGNARVVQEMLEVGVVEKLLLVLQVDCGSKMKEKAREILKVNSRVWKKSPCVIYDLGT, from the exons ATGGGTGATCTTCAAAATGAAGTTGAAGTTCCAAGATTTTTCATTTGTCCGATTTCACTCGAGATCATGAGAGATCCGGTAACACTCTCAACGGGAATCACATATGATCGCGATAGCATTGAAAAATGGTTGTTTTCTCAAAAGAACGATTTTTGTCCCGTAACCAAACAAGTCGTTGTGGATATCGACCTCACACCGAACCACACCCTTCGTCGATTAATCCAATCTTGGTGCACTCTCAATGCCTCATTAGGAGTCGAAAGGTTCCCTACTCCACGACCTTCGATCTCCAAGACCGATATCATAAAACTTCTCAAAGAATCAAAGTCTCCTCATTTGCAAATGAATAGTTTAAAAAGACTAAAAACAATCGTTTCCGAGAACGAAAAAAATAAACGGTTGATGGAATCAGTTGGAGCAACTGATTACCTAACAACCATCTTAAACAACATGTTTAATGATACTAATGCCATGACGTCATCTTCACCGGCTGGGGAAGTCACCGCAGCCGATGAAGCATTAAGTATTCTTTGCCACCTTAAACTCTCAAAAACGGGTCTCAAGTCTTTATTTGGAAAGACGGGAGATTTTGTAGAAACATTGACGCGTGTGATGCAACGCGCCACCAGTTATGATTCACGTGCTTACGCCGTTATGCTACTAAAATCGATGTTTGAGGTGGCGGAGCCCATGCAAGTGACGTCACTAGACCCTAAATTCTTCATGGAGCTAACACAAATCTTGAAGGATCAAGTTTCTCAAAAGGCAACAAAAGCAACACTTAAACTACTAATAAATGTTTGTCCGTGGGGCCGAAATAGGATCAAAGCGGCCGAGGCTGGGGTAGTCAGGGTGTTAATTGATACCCTTTTGGATTGTACCGAAAAGAGGGTATTAGAGATGGTTATGATTGTATTGTATGAGGTTTGTCAATGTGCGGAAGGAAGGGCGGATTTATTGAAACATGAAGGTGGTTTAGCGGTCGTTTCCaagaagatttttagggtttCGCCGGTGGCAAGTGAGAGGGCGGTGAGGATATTGTATTCGGTGGCGATGTATTCCGGAAACGCGCGTGTTGTGCAAGAAATGTTGGAGGTAGGGGTGGTGGAGAAGCTTTTGTTAGTGTTACAAGTTGATTGTGGGAGTAAGATGAAGGAGAAAGCAAGAGAGATTTTGAAGGTGAATTCTAGGGTTTGGAAGAAGTCTCCTTGTGTGATATATGATTTAG gTACTTAA
- the LOC122582874 gene encoding protein CHROMOSOME TRANSMISSION FIDELITY 7, with protein sequence MQSKINSFFKPCSTSSFSASRKKSVDLPDLFAHNLPPADDDVEKEEEDFSREPEVPILYTRRAPDTYRDDNDGAVERGDETKLDFGQQSVVADSNRVLNKKRKYAQFHLDLGQSDFMFRDCKTCGFKFVPGDEEDGKLHKEFHKNYTHGIRLKGWRNERLVNTDSLESGRVILVLNDDPPAHVNKVQEVIKMMEMELGDGWIFHKHCKVYLFISSQRVAGCLVAEPIKKAYRLVTNSNAKSDVTTIARRDGKLTSTTLQFGGISFHREILRTKLSSESENKSDDALLGAIICEKDAVPALCGIRAIWVTPSNRRKHVATHLLEATRKSFCSGLVLEQSQLAFSQPTNAGKLLASSYTKNESFLVYTTNSL encoded by the exons ATGCAATCCAAGATTAATTCGTTCTTCAAACCCTGTTCTACTTCTTCTTTTTCGGCCTCACGAAAGAAATCCGTAGATTTGCCGGATCTTTTCGCCCATAATTTACCTCctgctgatgatgatgttgaaaaagaagaagaagatttcaGTAGAGAACCCGAAGTTCCGATTTTATACACCCGACGAGCTCCAGACACTTATAG GGATGATAATGACGGTGCAGTTGAACGGGGTGATGAAACCAAACTCGATTTTGGACAACAGTCAGTGGTAGCAGATTCTAACAGGGTtttaaacaagaaaagaaagtatGCACAGTTTCATTTGGATTTGGGTCAATCTGATTTTATGTTTCGTGATTGTAAAACTTGTGGATTCAAGTTTGTGCCTGGAGACGAAGAAGATGGCAAGCTTCACAAAGAATTTCACAAGAATTACACTCATGGTATCCGATTGaag GGTTGGCGTAATGAAAGACTTGTCAATACGGACTCATTAGAAAGCGGACGTGTGATTTTGGTATTGAATGATGATCCCCCTGCTCATGTTAACAAG GTTCAGGAGGTTATCAAGATGATGGAAATGGAGCTTGGTGATGGATGGATTTTCCATAAACACTGCAAG gtttatctttttatatctTCCCAGAGGGTTGCCGGCTGTCTAGTTGCTGAGCCAATAAAGAAAGCTTATCGGCTAGTTACCAACTCAAATGCCAAGTCTGATGTAACAACCATCGCTAGAAGGGATGGAAAATTGACTTCAACTACCCTCCAATTCGGGGGTATTAGTTTCCATAGAGAAATTTTGAGAACAAAACTGTCATCTGAAAGTGAAAATAAATCTGATGATGCCCTCCTTGGAGCTATTATTTGCGAAAAAGATGCAGTGCCTGCTCTCTGTGGCATTCGTGCAATATGGGTCACACCCTCCAACAGAAGAAAGCATGTTGCCACTCATCTACTTGAGGCCACAAG GAAAAGTTTCTGCTCGGGATTGGTCCTTGAACAATCTCAGTTAGCATTCTCTCAGCCAACGAATGCCGGGAAGTTATTAGCATCCAGTTACACCAAGAATGAATCTTTCTTGGTCTACACAACTAATTCATTGTAA
- the LOC122582875 gene encoding major allergen Pru ar 1-like translates to MGVLTYTDNHTSLVLPERIFKAAILDSHNLMPKLLPDAIKSITFIKGDGGEGSVKQINLAGGYVKHQIDELNEKTFTYKYTLIEGNGISDKIEKVSYDIRFESSPDGGTISKMTTTIYTQGDFEIKEEELKAGKDKVLGLYKVVEAYLIKNPDAYV, encoded by the exons ATGGGTGTCTTGACATATACCGATAACCACACTTCTCTGGTCCTCCCGGAAAGAATATTCAAGGCTGCGATCCTCGACTCACACAATCTGATGCCAAAACTGCTGCCGGATGCTATTAAAAGCATCACGTTTATCAAAGGCGATGGTGGGGAGGGAAGTGTGAAACAGATTAACTTGGCTGGAG GTTATGTTAAACACCAAATAGATGAACTCAATGAGAAGACattcacatacaaatatacttTGATTGAAGGAAACGGCATATCAGACAAAATTGAAAAGGTGTCCTATGATATTAGGTTTGAGAGTTCACCTGATGGTGGCACTATTTCCAAGATGACCACGACTATTTACACCCAAGGCGACTTTGAGATCAAGGAAGAAGAACTAAAAGCAGGCAAAGATAAGGTCTTGGGGCTTTACAAGGTTGTGGAAGCCTACCTAATTAAAAACCCTGATGCATATGTTTAA
- the LOC122583597 gene encoding putative F-box protein At3g16210 has translation MPDYMCEELMINILSRLPPKSLLRFRSVSKSLRSCIDSPSFIRLRTLRSSTTKVFIRHMCNQGLDVDFYTLHTKGELPLCPQTGYNDTKPIKYNFSSSVIVGSCNGIFCLADDEKDIYLWNPSIRRAVKVHDLTSWSLNELYGFGFDPIVDDYKILKISYSLSGQWTSSVYAVKTGIWSEISSTPTTTSFSTEVSRSCFLNGALHWLVKRIIRYDHMSMTYLNILTFDLSTHVFGEIELPKRNWESGHLIIIEGCLAASSSRDGKCLIWIMREYNWSVFFVFGLNVIGRDLQVLPFSTNDKDLMITTLRDKITVYNLDTRVQQRVAAFSASSTIINAEVFAESLELLNWRNTYKENELSFIGRRRSGIRSNK, from the coding sequence ATGCCGGATTATATGTGCGAAGAGTTGATGATCAACATCTTGTCAAGACTGCCACCCAAATCCCTACTCCGGTTTAGATCAGTCTCGAAATCATTACGTTCTTGTATCGATAGCCCATCTTTTATCCGCTTGAGAACGCTTcgatcttcaacaacaaaagtCTTTATCAGACACATGTGTAATCAAGGTTTAGATGTCGACTTCTACACTTTACATACGAAAGGTGAATTGCCATTGTGTCCACAAACCGGATACAATGACACAAAGCCAATCAAGTATAATTTTTCTTCTTCGGTTATAGTCGGTTCATGTAATGGAATTTTCTGTTTAGCTGACGATGAAAAAGACATTTATCTATGGAACCCTTCAATTAGGCGCGCGGTGAAAGTGCATGATCTCACTTCTTGGAGTTTAAATGAACTATACGGGTTTGGTTTTGACCCAATCGTCGATGATTACAAAATTTTGAAGATCTCTTATTCCCTTAGCGGACAATGGACTTCATCTGTTTACGCCGTTAAGACAGGTATTTGGAGTGAGATTTCTTCTACACCTACTACTACTTCATTTAGTACAGAGGTATCACGTTCGTGCTTTTTGAATGGAGCATTGCATTGGCTCGTTAAAAGGATTATACGATATGATCATATGAGCATgacttatcttaatatattgaCATTTGATTTGAGCACTCATGTTTTTGGCGAGATTGAGTTGCCAAAACGCAATTGGGAATCCGGGCATTTAATAATCATAGAAGGTTGTCTGGCTGCAAGTTCTTCAAGAGATGGCAAATGTTTGATTTGGATAATGAGAGAGTACAACTGGTCTGTCTTTTTTGTATTCGGGTTGAATGTAATTGGAAGAGATTTGCAAGTATTGCCCTTTAGCACCAACGATAAAGATTTAATGATCACAACTTTACGTGACAAGATCACAGTTTATAATCTTGACACTAGGGTCCAACAAAGAGTAGCTGCATTCAGTGCCTCTTCTACGATTATTAACGCTGAAGTATTTGCTGAAAGCCTTGAGTTGTTAAACTGGAGGAATACGTATAAGGAAAACGAACTGTCGTTTattggaagaagaagatcaGGAATCAGATCGAATAAGTAA
- the LOC122583862 gene encoding major allergen Pru ar 1-like: MGVLTYTDDHTSPVPPERIFKAAILDSHNLMPKLLPDAIKSIEIIKGDGGAGSVKQINFARGYVKHQIDELDEKTFTYKYTLIEGNGISDKIEKVSYDIKLGSSPDGGTISKMTTTIYTQGDFEIKEEELKAGKEKVLGLYKVAEAYLIANPDAYV, translated from the exons ATGGGTGTCTTGACATATACCGATGACCACACTTCCCCAGTCCCGCCTGAAAGAATCTTCAAGGCTGCAATTCTCGACTCGCATAATCTAATGCCAAAACTGCTGCCGGATGCTATTAAAAGCATCGAGATTATCAAAGGTGACGGTGGGGCGGGAAGTGTTAAACAGATTAACTTTGCTAGAG GTTATGTGAAGCACCAAATAGATGAACTCGACGAGAAGACATTCACTTACAAGTATACTTTGATTGAAGGAAACGGCATATCGGACAAGATTGAAAAGGTGTCCTATGATATTAAGCTTGGGAGTTCACCTGATGGTGGTACTATTTCCAAAATGACCACAACTATTTACACCCAAGGCGACTTTGAGATCAAGGAAGAAGAACTAAAAGCGGGCAAAGAAAAGGTCTTGGGGCTTTACAAGGTCGCGGAAGCCTACCTCATTGCAAACCCTGATGCATATGTTTAA
- the LOC122581090 gene encoding digalactosyldiacylglycerol synthase 1, chloroplastic, whose protein sequence is MINFRPSETTTATTTSSAVTAEKAFSFISKGWREVKDSTEADLQLMKSRANSFKNLATSFDREFENFLTSASRSTFPVTAITTSSSPSPAEIEFVKKLQPKLTEFRRAYSSPDFSKRVLEKWSPRAKIRIDLSAIKNAIVAEVDEGRNGYRIGGRTRVRDFRWEWKDEDVEKQVGKSWEPIRALKNRLKELEQKSSSSEIIEGLKNSELVEKVKSSLKAICKEPEYSKEVQPLDFQELLACLVRQSGPFLDHLGVKRDISDKIVESLCGKRKNQLLLRSFPTGESSIVEGENINDELDLRIASVLQSTGHHYEGGLWDDLGKRDTSDGKRHVAIVTTASLPWMTGTAVNPLFRAAYLAKSEKQSVTLLVPWLTRTDQELVYPNNITFSSPEEQEVYIRNWLKERVGFNADFKISFYPGKFQKERRSIIPAGDTSQFISSKEADIAILEEPEHLNWYHHGKRWTDKFNHVVGVVHTNYLEYIKREKNGALQAFFVKHINNLVARAYCDKVLRLSAATQDLPKSVICNVHGVNPKFLEIGERMAAEKEAGEQKFSKGAYFLGKMVWAKGYRELIDLLSKQKNDLNGFKLDVYGNGEDAHEVQSTAKSLDLNVNFMKGRDHADDSLHGYKVFINPSVSDVLCTATAEALAMGKFVVCADHPSNDFFRSFPNCLTYKTPEEFVNKIREAMSSDPHPLTPEQKYNLSWEAATQRFMEYSELDKILNTCNGANSESDKVNGIGRKSKSVPNLTSMVDGGLAFAHYCLTGNEFLRQCTGAVPGTRDYNKQHCKDLHLLPPHVENPIYGW, encoded by the exons ATGATTAACTTCCGGCCATCGGAGACAACCACGGCAACGACGACGAGCTCCGCCGTGACGGCGGAGAAAGCGTTTTCATTTATCTCAAAAGGATGGCGGGAAGTGAAGGATTCTACAGAAGCAGATCTACAGTTAATGAAATCAAGAGCGAATTCATTCAAAAACCTAGCCACGTCATTCGACAGGGAATTCGAGAACTTCCTGACGTCAGCTTCGCGGTCGACTTTTCCGGTAACGGCGATCACAACGTCGTCGTCTCCGTCGCCGGCGGAGATTGAGTTCGTGAAGAAGCTGCAGCCGAAGTTAACGGAGTTCCGGCGAGCTTACTCGTCTCCGGATTTTAGCAAAAGAGTATTGGAGAAATGGAGTCCGAGAGCGAAAATTAGGATCGATTTATCGGCGATTAAGAATGCGATTGTGGCGGAAGTGGATGAGGGGAGGAATGGGTATAGGATTGGGGGAAGGACTAGAGTTAGAGATTTTAGATGGGAGTGGAAAGATGAAGATGTGGAGAAACAGGTTGGGAAGAGTTGGGAACCGATTAGAGCGTTGAAAAATCGGTTAAAGGAATTGGAACAGAAGAGTTCGTCTTCCGAGATTATCGAAGGGCTTAAGAATAGTGAGCTTGTTGAGAAGGTTAAATCCAGTTTG AAAGCAATATGTAAGGAACCAGAGTACTCAAAG GAAGTTCAGCCTCTGGATTTTCAAGAACTTCTGGCATGTCTGGTTAGGCAGTCTGGACCATTTTTAGATCATCTTGGTGTCAAGAGAG ATATATCTGACAAGATAGTGGAAAGTTTATGTGGCAAAAGGAAAAATCAACTTTTGCTGCGCTCCTTTCCCACTGGAGAGTCGTCCATTGTTGAAGGTGAGAACATTAATGATGAGCTGGATTTAAGAATAGCAAGTGTGCTTCAAAGTACAGGGCATCATTATGAAGGTGGATtgtgggacgatcttggcaaaCGAGACACATCCGATGGAAAAAGACATGTAGCCATCGTCACTACTGCTAGTCTACCTTGGATGACAGGGACAGCTGTAAATCCATTGTTTCGAGCAGCATATTTGGCAAAATCTGAAAAGCAGAGTGTCACACTGTTGGTTCCTTGGCTTACCAGAACCGATCAAGAATTAGTTTATCCAAATAATATTACATTCAGTTCACCAGAAGAACAAGAGGTTTACATACGTAATTGGCTCAAGGAAAGAGTCGGTTTCAATGCTGATTTTAAGATATCCTTCTATCCTGGAAAG TTTCAAAAGGAAAGGCGTAGTATAATACCCGCTGGAGATACATCCCAGTTTATTTCATCGAAGGAGGCCGATATTGCTATCCTTGAAGAACCAGAACATCTGAACTGGTACCATCATGGTAAGCGGTGGACTGATAAATTCAATCATGTGGTTGGTGTTGTTCACACGAATTACTTGGAGTATATCAAGAGGGAGAAGAATGGAGCTCTGCAAGCTTTCTTTGTGAAACACATAAACAATTTGGTGGCCAGAGCATATTGTGACAAG GTTCTTCGCCTTTCTGCTGCAACCCAAGATTTACCCAAGTCTGTTATATGCAATGTTCATGGTGTGAATCCTAAGTTTTTGGAAATAGGGGAACGAATGGCTGCAGAAAAGGAGGCTGGGGAGCAAAAGTTTTCCAAAGGAGCATATTTCTTAGGAAAGATGGTTTGGGCCAAGGGATACCGGGAGCTAATAGATTTgttatcaaaacaaaaaaatgaccTTAACGGGTTTAAACTTGATGTTTATGGCAATGGAGAGGATGCTCATGAAGTGCAGAGTACAGCAAAAAGTTTGGATTTAAATGTGAATTTTATGAAGGGCAGAGACCATGCCGATGATTCGCTGCATGG TTACAAAGTCTTCATAAACCCTAGCGTGAGTGACGTGCTTTGCACAGCCACAGCTGAGGCCCTAGCTATGGGGAAATTCGTAGTGTGCGCCGACCACCCTTCGAATGACTTTTTTAGATCATTCCCCAATTGCTTGACTTACAAGACACCTGAAGagtttgtaaataaaataagagAAGCCATGTCAAGTGACCCTCACCCTCTCACACCTGAACAAAAATATAATCTTTCATGGGAAGCAGCTACTCAAAGGTTCATGGAGTATTCTGAACTTGACAAGATACTAAACACCTGCAATGGAGCTAATTCGGAATCAGATAAAGTCAATGGGATTGGTAGAAAGTCAAAATCGGTCCCCAATTTAACATCAATGGTTGATGGTGGATTAGCTTTTGCACACTATTGTTTGACGGGTAATGAATTCTTGAGGCAGTGCACGGGTGCAGTCCCTGGTACACGGGATTACAACAAGCAGCATTGTAAAGATCTTCATCTGCTACCTCCACATGTCGAAAACCCGATATATGGTTGGTAA
- the LOC122583829 gene encoding E3 ubiquitin-protein ligase PUB22-like, which yields MGDNIQNDIEIPSFFVCPISLEMMKDPVTLSSGITYDRDSIEKWLFSQKNEFCPVTKQVVVDIDLTPNHTLRRLIQSWCTLNASLGVERFPTPRPSISKTDIIKLLKDSKSPHLQMDSLKRLKTIVFENEKNKRLMESVGAVDYLTTILNNMFNDSNVVTSSSPGAADEALTILYHLNLSQMGLKSLFGNKTADFVETLTRVMQRATSYDLRAYAVMLLKSMFEVAEPMQVTSLDPKFFMELTQILKDQVSQKATLKLLINVCPWGRNRIKAAEAGAVGVLIDTLLDCTEKRVSEMVIIVLDQICECAEGRAELLSHGGGLAVVSKKIFRVSSVASERAVRMLYSIAKFSGNRSVVQEMLEIGVVGKLYLVVQVNCGKKMKDYAWEILKMHSRAWKNSSNCMPNNLISSYPSN from the coding sequence ATGGGTGATAATATTCAAAACGACATCGAAATTCCAAGCTTTTTCGTGTGCCCAATTTCGCTAGAGATGATGAAAGACCCCGTCACACTCTCATCAGGAATCACATATGATCGCGATAGCATTGAAAAGTGGTTGTTTTCTCAAAAGAACGAGTTTTGTCCCGTAACCAAACAAGTCGTTGTGGATATCGACCTCACACCGAACCACACCCTTCGTCGGTTAATCCAATCTTGGTGCACTCTCAATGCCTCATTAGGAGTCGAAAGGTTCCCAACTCCACGACCTTCGATCTCCAAAACCGATATCATAAAACTTCTCAAAGACTCAAAATCTCCTCACTTGCAAATGGATAGTCTAAAAAGACTAAAAACAATTGTTTTCGAGAACGAAAAGAACAAACGTTTGATGGAATCAGTTGGAGCAGTTGATTACCTAACAACCATCTTAAACAACATGTTTAATGATAGTAATGTCGTGACGTCATCATCACCTGGAGCCGCGGACGAAGCGTTAACTATACTTTACCATCTTAATCTTTCACAAATGGGCCTCAAGTCTTTATTTGGAAATAAGACAGCAGATTTTGTAGAAACATTGACGCGTGTGATGCAACGCGCCACCAGTTACGACTTACGTGCTTACGCTGTCATGTTACTAAAATCGATGTTTGAGGTGGCGGAGCCCATGCAAGTGACGTCACTAGACCCTAAATTCTTCATGGAGCTAACACAAATCTTGAAGGATCAAGTTTCTCAAAAGGCAACACTTAAACTACTAATAAATGTTTGTCCGTGGGGCCGGAATAGGATCAAAGCGGCCGAGGCAGGGGCGGTCGGGGTGTTAATCGACACCCTTTTGGATTGTACCGAAAAGAGGGTATCCGAGATGGTGATAATTGTTTTGGATCAAATTTGTGAGTGTGCGGAAGGAAGGGCGGAGTTATTGAGCCATGGAGGTGGTTTAGCGGTTGTTTCTAaaaagatttttagggtttCGTCGGTGGCAAGCGAGAGGGCGGTGCGGATGTTGTATTCGATAGCCAAGTTTTCGGGTAATAGAAGTGTCGTGCAAGAGATGTTAGAGATAGGGGTGGTGGGAAAGCTTTATTTGGTGGTGCAAGTAAATTGTGGTAAGAAGATGAAGGATTATGCATGGGAGATTTTGAAGATGCATTCTAGGGCTTGGAAGAATTCTTCTAATTGTATGCCTAATAATTTGATTTCTTCATATCCATCTAATTAA